A genomic segment from Neobacillus sp. YX16 encodes:
- a CDS encoding 3-oxoacyl-ACP synthase, with protein MQIGIVSTGLYLPQDYITGKEIAEKASIPAHVVEEKMGIKKKYVPGPDDHTCEMGIIAAKKAIKKAGIDPMEIDVVIYIGEEHKEYPLWTAGIKLQEAVGALNAWAFDVALRCGTTVMALKVAKSLMIADPTIQTVLLAGGYRNGDFIDYQNPRTHFMFNLGAGGGAILLKKDHNENILLETELLTDGSFSEDVVVVSGGTKNPITKEAIDQRLNMLDVLDPEGMKQRLEQKSMANFLKVIRESVRKSGYKEEEISFIAMLHMKKSAHEYVLKELGLSHQQSIYLEDYGHIGQIDQILSLELAVKEGKVKEGDIVVLVSAGIGYAWGASTIKWGRVM; from the coding sequence TTGCAAATTGGAATCGTAAGTACGGGTCTTTACCTCCCACAGGATTATATAACAGGCAAAGAGATAGCAGAAAAAGCAAGTATCCCTGCACATGTTGTTGAAGAAAAGATGGGGATAAAGAAGAAATATGTTCCGGGTCCCGATGATCATACGTGTGAAATGGGAATCATTGCCGCAAAGAAAGCCATTAAAAAAGCGGGTATCGACCCAATGGAGATTGATGTAGTTATTTATATTGGTGAAGAGCATAAGGAATACCCACTTTGGACGGCTGGAATCAAACTACAGGAAGCTGTTGGAGCCTTAAATGCCTGGGCATTTGATGTGGCTTTAAGATGTGGAACGACCGTTATGGCACTTAAGGTAGCAAAAAGCTTGATGATAGCAGATCCAACAATCCAAACTGTGCTCCTGGCAGGAGGATATCGAAATGGGGATTTCATCGACTACCAGAATCCGAGGACACATTTCATGTTTAATCTAGGTGCTGGGGGCGGTGCCATTCTTTTGAAAAAAGACCACAATGAAAACATCTTGTTAGAAACAGAGCTGTTGACTGATGGCTCCTTTTCAGAGGATGTGGTGGTTGTTTCTGGCGGTACAAAAAATCCAATTACAAAAGAAGCGATTGATCAGCGGCTAAATATGTTGGATGTCCTTGACCCTGAGGGGATGAAACAGCGTTTGGAACAGAAATCAATGGCTAATTTTCTGAAGGTAATTCGGGAATCTGTTAGAAAAAGTGGATACAAAGAGGAAGAAATTTCATTTATAGCCATGCTTCACATGAAAAAGTCTGCCCATGAATATGTATTAAAAGAATTGGGTTTATCACACCAGCAATCAATCTATCTGGAGGACTACGGTCATATCGGACAGATTGATCAAATATTATCTCTTGAGCTTGCCGTAAAAGAAGGGAAGGTAAAAGAGGGTGACATTGTCGTTTTAGTCAGTGCTGGGATTGGCTATGCCTGGGGAGCCTCTACAATTAAATGGGGAAGGGTGATGTAA
- a CDS encoding branched-chain amino acid ABC transporter permease, with protein MKWIVNNRINTIYIIIAAFLFLLPFVYESRNMLILLTQIFVFAILAMSYDLLLGFTGIVSFGHAMFFGIGAYSIGIFMKRFEPTMLHFIYAVLATILITAIVSFIVGLLTLRLKSHFYAMLTMALAGLFLVLAEKWRTLTFGNDGFTFRVPELFIDRTNFYIICLAAMIATFMILKRFTNSPLGRVLQAIRENEQRTESLGYQVLHYKIAASVVSGVLAGIAGMFYAMSLRYVNTSVFAIDITLDALLMTIIGGVGTLVGAIIGAGLIEFAHDGLTELAKEHWIFERWIIFFGIIYILVVIFFPLGIVGTLRKFTWKRKKQQTAKKEENLAG; from the coding sequence ATGAAGTGGATTGTAAATAATAGAATAAATACTATTTATATCATCATTGCTGCATTTCTGTTTCTCTTGCCTTTCGTCTATGAATCTAGAAATATGTTAATCCTATTAACTCAAATATTTGTATTTGCCATCCTCGCGATGAGCTACGATTTATTATTAGGCTTTACCGGAATTGTTTCCTTTGGTCATGCGATGTTTTTTGGTATCGGGGCCTACTCGATTGGGATATTCATGAAGCGTTTTGAGCCTACTATGCTTCATTTTATTTATGCAGTACTGGCAACGATTCTCATTACGGCAATCGTAAGTTTTATTGTTGGTTTGCTTACACTGCGATTGAAAAGCCATTTTTACGCAATGTTAACCATGGCATTGGCGGGATTGTTTTTAGTATTAGCGGAAAAATGGCGGACCTTAACGTTTGGAAATGATGGATTTACCTTTCGAGTACCTGAACTGTTTATAGATCGGACTAATTTTTACATCATTTGTTTGGCAGCAATGATTGCTACTTTTATGATTTTAAAACGCTTTACCAACTCCCCTCTTGGGAGAGTTCTTCAGGCCATACGAGAAAATGAACAACGGACAGAGTCTTTAGGTTATCAAGTATTACATTATAAGATTGCTGCTAGTGTTGTTTCAGGTGTATTAGCTGGGATTGCCGGGATGTTTTATGCGATGTCACTTCGATATGTGAATACAAGTGTATTCGCAATTGATATTACCTTAGATGCTTTATTGATGACGATTATAGGCGGAGTAGGCACTTTAGTTGGTGCTATTATTGGTGCAGGATTAATTGAATTTGCACACGATGGATTAACGGAGCTTGCAAAAGAACATTGGATATTTGAACGTTGGATTATTTTCTTTGGCATCATTTATATTTTGGTTGTTATTTTCTTCCCGCTAGGTATTGTGGGGACACTAAGGAAATTCACCTGGAAACGAAAAAAACAGCAGACTGCTAAGAAAGAAGAAAATTTAGCAGGTTAG
- a CDS encoding branched-chain amino acid ABC transporter permease encodes MELLFNLTLNGLATGMLIFLLAAGLTLIFGLMDVLNFAHGGLFAWGAYSGIWIYTATGSFLIGIIGAVLTGFILGIITEKWIIKPVYGNHVQQILITLGLMLVLSEMLKVVWGPNQLTANPPEYLSGSWEIGDMIIIKYRVFIIAVGLLVFAGVQFLLKNTKIGLVVRAGVMNKEMVQALGINIKKVFMFVFMIGSGMAALGGVLFGPYSGVIHAGMGMEFAILAFIVVVVGGMGNFTGSVMAAILVGLSGSFMAYYVPELSLAVNMLLMAIVLIVKPQGLFGGKG; translated from the coding sequence ATGGAGCTATTATTCAATTTGACACTAAATGGATTGGCAACAGGCATGCTGATCTTCTTATTAGCAGCAGGATTAACACTTATTTTCGGTCTAATGGATGTACTTAACTTTGCACACGGCGGTTTGTTTGCCTGGGGTGCCTATAGCGGCATTTGGATTTATACAGCTACTGGAAGCTTTTTAATCGGGATTATTGGGGCAGTTCTTACTGGTTTTATACTAGGAATTATTACAGAAAAATGGATTATTAAACCGGTTTACGGGAACCATGTTCAGCAAATTTTAATTACACTTGGCTTAATGTTGGTTTTATCAGAGATGCTCAAAGTAGTTTGGGGACCTAATCAATTAACAGCCAATCCTCCTGAATATTTGAGTGGCAGCTGGGAAATTGGCGATATGATTATCATTAAATATCGAGTATTTATCATAGCTGTTGGATTGCTGGTTTTTGCAGGAGTCCAATTTTTGCTCAAAAATACGAAAATTGGTCTGGTTGTCCGGGCCGGGGTTATGAATAAAGAAATGGTTCAGGCATTAGGGATTAATATTAAGAAGGTATTTATGTTTGTTTTTATGATTGGTTCCGGTATGGCAGCACTTGGAGGAGTACTATTCGGGCCATACTCCGGTGTTATTCACGCTGGCATGGGGATGGAATTTGCCATATTAGCTTTTATTGTAGTTGTCGTTGGCGGAATGGGGAATTTCACAGGTTCCGTCATGGCTGCGATCCTAGTAGGGTTATCAGGTTCATTCATGGCTTACTATGTACCGGAATTATCATTAGCCGTAAATATGCTTTTAATGGCCATTGTGTTGATTGTAAAGCCACAGGGACTATTTGGCGGGAAGGGGTGA